Proteins encoded together in one Diabrotica undecimpunctata isolate CICGRU chromosome 3, icDiaUnde3, whole genome shotgun sequence window:
- the LOC140436519 gene encoding uncharacterized protein encodes MIVDKGGRRIKLPAETRWCSYRDSFKSLLENLVYMKQVAAVTKKKIKPKVKELIFNDEFVDEIQQNIEIYEPICNLINVCQKSDTSVADAVHLWLNLNLPDNLKEKLKHRQQMALNVYALTAYYLHPKYENSKLTSEHTGIITQFLLRKLCNQGIEEWDKFNTKSGIFSTLWEKGVEKPLVFWRVVKLECPILAKMALRLLKMPASSAQIERLFSNWGHIHSLIRNRLTFTNSKKLVHIYVSLKGEYPDKNSYDLDEEEIVDMDGESTTI; translated from the exons ATGATAGTTGATAAGGGAGGGCGCAGAATCAAATTGCCGGCCGAAACAAGATGGTGCTCTTACCGAGATTCTTTCAAAAGTCTCCTAGAAAATCTGGTATATATGAAACAAGTAGCCGCTGTAACGAAAAAAAAGATTAAGCCGAAAGTCAAGGAATTAATCTTCAACGATGAATTTGTGGATGAGATTCAACAGAACATAGAAATTTATGAACCCATTTGTAATCTGATCAATGTTTGTCAGAAATCTGACACATCTGTAGCAGATGCTGTTCATCTGTGGCTCAATTTGAATCTGCCAGATAACCTTAAAGAAAAATTGAAACACAGACAACAAATGGCGTTAAACGTGTACGCATTAACTGCGTACTATCTGCATCCGAAATATGAAAATTCCAAGCTTACGTCAGAGCACACTGGTATAATAACTCAGTTCTTACTCAGAAAGTTGTGCAATCAGGGCATAGAAGAATGGGACAAATTTAACACTAAATCGG GAATATTCTCAACACTTTGGGAAAAAGGAGTTGAAAAGCCTCTAGTATTTTGGCGAGTGGTCAAACTGGAATGCCCAATTCTTGCTAAAATGGCTCTCAGACTTCTAAAAATGCCAGCCTCCTCAGCTCAAATCGAGAGACTCTTTTCAAATTGGGGACACATTCACAGTCTGATAAGAAATAGATTAACGTTCACTAATTCCAAGAAATTGGTACATATTTATGTTTCATTAAAGGGAGAGTATCCTGATAAAAATAGTTATGACCTGGACGAGGAAGAAATTGTAGATATGGACGGGGAAAGTACAACTATTTGA